DNA sequence from the Pedobacter sp. W3I1 genome:
TCAGAAGAGAAATTTTGGCAGTTGTTCATGATTCCAGGTGATGTAACCGAAACAAACAAAGAACAGTTTAAGCATGGTATTTTTGGTCTGCAGGTAAGTGCAGCTGCACAAGGAACTGGTAATGCCCAGCAAATGTTGACCTATAATACCTCTGAAGACGGACTTTCTCTGGCTAAAAAGGTTAATAAAATTCAAAAGTATTTTGTTGAGGAAACCCGTTTGGGCATCCCGATCATTCCATTCGATGAAGCTTTACATGGTTTGGTTAGGCAAGGCGCTACCGCTTTTCCGCAATCCATTGGTTTAGCTGCGAGTTTCGATACTGCTTTAGTGGCCAGGATTGGTACGGCTATTGCCCATGAGGCAAGGGCACGTGGCTTGAGAGATCTTTTGGCACCTGTAATTAATATGGCTACAGATGTAAGATGGGGAAGGGTAGAAGAAACCTACGGTGAAGATCCTTATCTAACAACAGTTCTGGGCCATGCCTTTATGAATGCCATAGAAAGGCAGAATATTATTGTTACCCCAAAACATTTTATTGCCAATGTTGGCGATGGCGGTCGAGATAGTTATCCAATCGAAATGGATAAACATTATTTAGAAGAAATTCATTTTCCTGCATTTAAAGATGGCGTTAAAAATGTAGGCATCCGTTCATTAATGACTTCCTATAACAGTGTTTTTGGTTCTCCTGCAACCTCAAATAAATGGCTGTTAACCACTAAACTAAAAACGGAGTGGGGCTTTAAAGGTTTCGTTATTTCTGATGCAGGTGCAGTTGGCGGTGCTAATGTATTACATTTTACGGCTAAAGATTATAGAGATGCAACGGCACAATCAATTAACGCAGGCCTTGATGTAATCTTCCAGGTAGATTATAACCATTACAAACTTTTTCTGCCAGCATTTTTGGATGGCAGCATTCCCAAATCGAGAATAGACGATGCCCTTGCCAGGGTTCTGAAAGCTAAATTCGAGTTGGGGCTGTTTGAGCATCCATATGTAGATGAAAGTATTGCAGAAAAGATGTTAAGCGATCAGAGTAACCATAATCTGGCCAAAGAGGCTGCTTTAAAATCATTTGTACTCTTAAAAAACGATAACAACACGCTTCCGCTAAAAGGTGCAAAACGGATTCTATTATTAGGCGAAGATGCAATTGAAGCCAGGTTAGGTGGATATAGCGGTACTGGAAATAATAAAGTAAATATTTTGGATGGGCTTAAAAATGCGGTATCCGATGATTTTAAGATTAATTATTTAAAAGGAAGCAGCCGGGAGCCGCAGTCTTATATTCCAATTGATAGCCAGTTTCTTTCAACAAATCAAAAAGCAGGATTAACCGGAACCTATTACAAAGGACTTCACCTCTCCGGAAAACCCGTTAAAGAAATAAATAATAAGGTTATTAATTTCAGTTGGACATTATATCCTCCAGACGAGCAGCTCCAGCTGGATGATTATTCGGTAAGGTGGGATGGTAAAATTAAAGTACCACAGAATACAGATGTTAATATCGGATTGGAGGGAAACGATGGTTACCGATTATACCTGGATAACCAGTTACTTATCGATAATTGGGATAAAAAGTCTTTCAATACCAAGACAATTCCCTTTCATTTCGAGAAAAATAAGGAATATGTCATTAAGGTCGAATTTTTTGAACCTAAGGGCAATGGCAAAATCAAATTGATCTGGGATTATAAGATCAGTAAATCAAACGAAATAGCTGATGCAGTGGCCGCGGCAAAGAATAACGATGCAATCATATTTGTTGCGGGTATAAAAGAAGGCGAGTTTTTAGATCGGGCGATGTTAAACCTGCCAGGTAACCAAGAATTGTTATTGGAAGAACTTGCAAAAACAGGAAAACCTATTATCGTGGTATTAACCGGTGGAAGTGCCATCAATATGCAGCCCTGGTTAAATAAAGTTAACGCGGTTTTAAACGTGTGGTATCCTGGCGAAGCTGGAGGCGCTGCCATTGCTGATGTATTGCTCGGGAAGATAAATCCATCAGGTAAACTGCCAATTACTTACCCGGTTGACGAATCGCAGTTACCCCTGGTTTATAACCACAAACCTACCGGGAGAGGCGATGATTATAACAATTTAAGCGGCGAGCCACTTTTTCCTTTTGGATACGGATTAAGTTATACCAACTTTTCTTACAACAACTTGAAATTTAACCGCAAAAGTATCGCTAAAAATGAAACTGCTAATTTAAGCTTCGAGCTTAAAAATATAGGCAATTACGATGGTGAAGAAGTGGTACAATTGTACATGAGGCCTTTGTTAAGCAAATTGGCTCAACCTGTTCTTGCACTGAGAGCTTTCCAGAGGATACATTTAAAGGTTGGTGAAACAAAGATCATTTCATTCAAACTGGATAAAGAGGTGCTGCAAACACTCAATATCAATAATGTATGGGAAGTTGCTCCAGGGGAATATAGAATCATGATTGGCTCATCAAGTAAATCACTTTATTTAAAAGATAATTTAACGGTTAAGCCTTAAAAAAATACTTCCTATCAAGTAATAGTTGCCGCAGATTCTGGTAAATCTGCGGCTTTTTTAAGATTAATCTAATCCATAATTCTTTAGTGCAATGGAAACATAGCCATTTTGTACAGACATGTTAAGATTAGAAAAAGTAATTGTTTTATCGGTAGCATTTATAACTCCATTAACTGTAGAGCCGTTTGCATTTGCTGTGGCAGATACTGGCATATATCCTGAACTTATTTTTACTACTAGCGTCGAGCTTGGATTATAACTGCTAATGTTATAAACATAAGTAGCGGTAGTATTTACTGGCGGGGTAGAAATTGTGGCAGCAATGTGAGTTCCATTAAGTATTAATCCATAATAAGTTGGTGTATTACTCATGGTTGTAACCCTAAAAGAGTAAGTATATGTGGGATAACCATATAAATAATTTAAGGCAACGATATCATTTGTATTAAAAGAACGATCTACACCATTATTGCAAGCAAGCATAAATGAATTGGGCTCAGCAGAAGCGGGAGTTCCAGGGATTTGAATTGCCCCAGGAAAGTTTTGAATATCAGCACTATTATAGCTATTGCCTTCATTCTCACTTATTGAACAACTATAACCCCGGTCATAATAGTCTGTATGTCTTAGACCTATACAGTGGCCTATTTCATGCTGAATTACAGAGGTGATATAGCCTACATCTGGATTTGTACCGAATGCAGCAGGATTTGTATTTAATCCAATTTGATTAAATGGATTTCCGGAAAAAGGAAAACCACCATAGCCTAACTTGGTGCCTGTAGGTGTTGGACCTTCATTGAAGCCAATGATTTCAATATTTCCATTGCTACTAACAAGTTGAAAGTTGATTTTCAAGTTTAATGAGTTATACCTTCCAACCGCATTACTTGCAGCTGTGGAATAAACAGCAGGTAAATTTGAAACAGAAATTGTTATTGTGCGAGGTAAGTTTTGAACTAGATTATACGTTTGGTACTGTTCTGATTTAGCAATAATTAAGTTTGAAGAGTTTGGGTCCTTACCTAGAGAAGATTTTGGTAGAAAAATATCTCCCTCCACAATATACCCATCCTTCATAATTGTTATACCATTGGTATTAAATCCCATTTTTTTAATACTAGCTAATACAGATTCAGGTATTTCACTGTCTTGTTTATTTTCTAAATTTTGTTTTTTAGAACAGGAATAAATCATGAAAATAAATAAAACCACAAAAAGCGAATACAGATTTTTTTTGATCATAGTTGTAGATTTTGTTTGTAGGTTTAAAATTACATTATTTTAAACCTAATATACAAAGAATCTATTAGTTTTCTTGAAAATCTATTAATGCATTATGTATAAACAATTATTAGACAAGTTCATTGCTATTAGGATTATTGCTTGATTAATAACCATTCCAAGCTTCAGAGGAATTAAACGAAATTGTTTATTGTTCCTCCCTGAAATGTCAGAAAAGATTTCAGGGGTTTAATACATCTAAATTGCGTTCTTGCACCTTATCTTCGCATAATTTGCGTTAAGCTGTAGTTGCATTTTCTTGATTTGGCTTAACAGATTGCTTCGTTGTGCTTACTCGCAATGATGAAAATTCTTAGTATTCACCTCGCTTTGCGAACTTAGCGTTTTCTTCTCCGCGTCCTTTGCGGTTAAATGTTCGAAGCCTTTACTAACTATTTTAACCCTTCTATCCCTAACTTCGCAGCCAGCTCATTCAGGTCTTTCACCACAACATCAATGATCGGAATACCGCTGATTTTCCTTTCCTGCTCAAATTCGTGTTCAGGTTCGCCAGGAATGATTACCTTTTTGCCAGGATCTATCGTTTTTGCGCTTTTAAAGCGTTCTACCCAATTATCTAAATGGTTTTTGAAGTCTGCAGCTGGTCTGAAGCCATCTACACGCATAGCGCCTAAAAAGTGACCAAGTCCTTCGCCAACCGGATTTGCAGATGGTTCTAAAAAAGCCACAAAAGGAGGTACCCATGGGCCGTAATTGGCGCCAGATAACACCGCCGATAAAATATCGACTGTAGCACTTAGCCCATAACCTTTATGACTGCCATGATCTTTGTCGCTGCCCAAAGGTAAAAGCGAACCACCGTTTTTTAATTCGTTCGGATCGGTAGAGTTTTCTCCATTTTTATCCTGAACCCAGCCATCAGGAATACTTTTATTTGCACGTTGGGCAATTTCCAATTTGCCATTTGCTGCGGCTGCTGTAGCCATATCTACAATTACTGGTGGATATTTTCCTGCCGGGAAAGCATAACACATAGGGTTGGTACCCAGTAAACGTTCGTTAGCATAAGTAGGCGCCACCAAAGGACTTGCATTGGTCATACTAATACCAATCATATCTTTTTCTACTGCCATTAGCGCATGGTAACCTGCAATGCCAAAGTGATTGGAATTTTTAACCGATACCCATCCACTACCGTATTTTTCTGCTTTTTCGATGGCGACCTTCATTGCAAATGGCGCAACAACCAGACCTAATCCGGCATCGCCGTCTACTGTTGCCGTAGTGGGTGTTTCATGTACTATTTTAATATCAGGTGTGGCATTGATTCTTTTCTTTTCCCAAAGGCGTACGTAGCCACTTAAACGCGCTACACCATGTGAGTCGATTCCCCGTAAATCTGAGCGAATCAATACATCGGTTGCTAAATCGGCATGTTCATCAGAACAGCCCATTTTTTTAAAAACGTTATAAGTAAAAGTCCTGAGGTTGGTTTCGGTAAAAGTGATGAAGTTCATTTTGCTGGTATCAAGTTGTAGGTAATGAGTATTGAGTAGCAAGTATCGAGATTGGGCGCTTTAGGTCATCGGCTCCCGACTCCCGACTCCGGACTAATATTACGGTAATAAAACAGTAAAATCGCCGCCTAATGGTTCGAAGTTTTCTATGCACGACGAAAGAAAATCTTCTCCGTAATTCACATACATGGGCGCAATATTCAAGGTTCTTTCCTGAAGTGCTCCATTTGGGAAAAGTCTTTTCTTTACATTGTCAATCTGTAGCAATGCCGTTTCATGTTTTCTTTTCTCTGCGCGGAATAGTTTCTTTTCCAGGTTAGCCAATAAATGATTGGTTCGTTGTTTCGCCGTATCAGTAGAAACTGAAAGCGTTTTATCTATTTTATAGGCATTGAGTTTAATCTGATCAAAAATGCTGTTAATGGCCCTTGTTTCATCAGCTAAACTCAATAGAGCAGTGGTATTTCGCTTTACCCAAATGTTTTTTAGTTCTTCAACAGGCAAGAAAATATCTTCCAGAGAAAAACCTAAATGATATAAATTTTGCGCACTGCGTTTATCAATCAATAGAGCCGAATTACGCAATAATAAAACCGGGAAGTCAACTTTATAAAAGTCGAAATTTGCTTTTAACTGCATCCAATAAGCCACTTCCGCACCGCCACCAATATAAGCCACGTTAGGTAAAATAACTTCCTGGTACATGGGGCGCATCACCACATTCGGACTAAACCGCTCAGGATGTAATTCGATTTCAGCTTTTAGTGCTTCTTCGGTAAAACTGATATCGGTATGGTTTACAATGTATTTGCCATTTTCAAAAATCAAGCGTTCGCGGAGATTATCGATCAGGTAAAAGAAGTTAATATCACGGCCATTCACCTGGTTTTTATAGCCTAAACTCCTCCAGGTTTTTCGAACTTTCGTCGATATTTTTTGCACTATTATGCTGAATAATATCTTCGGTAATGATATTCGCGAATTGCTTCTTTAGTTGTGCATCATCTGCATTTACAATCACCAAGCCATATTTCTCGAATAAGTTATTCACCAAAAACCTGGTGGCATCGGCTAAATTGTCGTGTTGTAAATAGGCCTGTTCTACTAGTTTGGCAATCCGTTTCCCGTTTTTAGAGATGCCAAGGTATCCTTTATATGCCGTTACTGCTGCGGCAACTGTTTTGGTGCTTAGTCTTCCGGTGGCACCGTTGGTTTGTTGTATCCAGCTAATGTTTTTTTCATCAACACTTACATGGTTAATTTCATCAAAATCGTGATCCTCTGTTGCCATCCAATAAACCGGAACAAAATTTTTATCAGGATGGGCCATTTTTAACTCGATAGCTAAATTAATGGTGGTTACAATTTTGTAAATAAAATAAAGCGGACCGGTAAAAAGGTTCAACTGGTGGCCTGTGGTAACCGTAAAGGTATTCGCCGAGCCTAAAAGTTCTATGTTTTTGGTAACCGATTTATTGGGCTGTAAATGTTGATATTGATCTTGTAAAACCCTAACTAAGGTTTCTCTATTCCCTAAGAAGTTTCTATGCTCAATTGCTTTGGCTAATCCCTCCATATCAGGACGATAACTATAGAAAGCTTTAAGCTGTTCTTCGTCGTTAATATAATCTAAAACCAGTTTTGAAAATGATCCGGTTTCCTGATATGAGATATATTTTGCCTGCATGATGTGCGAAAGTAATGCAATTTAAGGATAATCGTAAAGTTGAACCACTATTTTACAATTGTTAAATAATTTTTCCCACGGATGCACAGAAATCACGGAATTTCTATATGGTCATCCTTTTGGGTAAGTTTTAGAAAAAACAGAGGAGTTTTGATGAGGTTTTACGTAGGTTCGTCATTTCGACTGTAGTGGAGAACCCGAAGGCTCTGCGAAGCAAAATCTTTTAAACACAGTTCAAAGATTTCTCTCCCGAAAGTTCGGGACTACGCTTCAGTCGAAATGACGACCGATTTTGGGAATCTGTTATTGGTATCGGAGTCGAACTATCTTCAGGAGAAAATAATTAGAGATTGCTTTCAATGGCGCCAACTTTTTCACGGTACAAATCAATCGGGCTATCTAAAAGTACTGCAATTACTGTTAATTCAAGATCTAATTTATCTTTCGGCACCGGAATGTAAACAATACCCGGTATTTTGCTCCAATACAGTTTGTTATAAATGTCGTGCGGAAGCATGGTGCCTTCACCTACAATCCTGATCCTGCTGATGTTATTTTTTAAACCTTTAATGGCAATTGGGCCAGTTGGTGTGCCTTCTACAAATAAGTAAAGTGTTTGTTTGTCGGCTGAAAGTGCTGTATTGCCCTGGTAGTGTCCCGCTGGAATTCCCCCTGTTGTTTTGTATAGCGCTTCAGCATTTTTGATTACCCAGTTATTAACTTTTGGATTAAAATTTTTAATGCCTGATTTAAATTCAAAACCATCAGCAGTCAGATTGGTGTTTTGAAAAATATTTACGCCAGAATTTAAATCATAAGAAAGTTTTCTCAGATTATAATTGGTTAGGTCTAAATGCTGGGATGCCGCAAATAAAGTTTCTAAAGAAGTGCTTTGTTGTTTTTCTTTTGATAATTGGAGCGGCTCGTTTAAATAAATTTTTAATACAGTGACATCATTGTCGAAATCGCTTTCATTAACATCAAGAAAATAATCAGTCTCGTTTAGTTTTACTGTATTTATAGGTGTTTGATTACCAATCAACTCTACCTTTTTTATTTTAGATTTTATGCCGCTAAGCAAAATGCCATTTCTGGTTTTGTAATCAAGATAGAGGTATAAAACATCTTTGTTTTTCGATAATGCGGTTTTCCCTGTAAAATGTCCTTCAGGGATCCCTGCCTGAGTTCCATAAATGGCTTCACTGTATTTTTTGGTCCAACGGCCTAAATCTTTCAAAATTTTAACCTGTTCCGGTGCAATGGTTCCATCGGCCTTCGGTCCAATATCAAGCAATAAATTACCACCCATGCTGATACAATCAACCAATGTACGGATAATCATGTTTGACGATTTATAATGATTATCGTATGGCTGGTATCCCCACGAATCGTTCATCGTGTAACAAAGTTCCCACTCAGGTGAGCTTGGTTTTACCACTGGAACACCTTGCTCTGGCGTATCGTAATCGCCATGCCCGTTTAAGCGCGAATTAATAATGATGTTCTGATTTACCTTGCGTAAATTTGCCAATATGTTTTTGGCCTGCCATTCTTCGCCGCTATGCTCCCAATCACCATCAAACCACAACAAATCTGGATTGTATCTGTCAGAGAGATCGTTTAATTGGCCTTGGAAATAATTTTGGAATTTTTTAAAGCGTGGCGCATCCTGTTTATAATCATAACGTTTTCTGTCGCGGGTAAAACCATCATAATCCGGATAGCTCCAATCAGGTAATGAAAAATATAAGCCTGTTTTAAGACCAGATTTTTTGAGTTCAGCCACAAATGGAGTAATTAAATCTTTTTTTGCCGCACTATTTTTTAATGTTGTAGTGGCTAAAGGCGCTTTACTATCCCAAAGGGCCACACCATCATGGTGTTTCGTGGTAATTACCGCGTATTTGGCACCACTTTCTTTAATTAGGTTTACCCATTCTTCTGGTTTATATTTTGCAGCGGTAAAACTGTCAAGCTGCTTCATGTAAGCATCGTGATTGATGTAATTGTTAAAAAACGACCACGACTCTGAAATACCATTAACGGAATAAATACCCCAATGGATAAAAATCCCCAATTTGGCATCGGCAAACCATTGCATTTTTTGATCGGAAACTTTTTGTTGAGCAGAAAGTTTATTAACTACAAATAATGGTAATAAGAGGAAGAAAAACTTTAAATATCGCATATTGTTTTGTTGTGCAGATAAACGATAAATATAATATTTTGTAGCTGTTTTTTTAACAAAATTGGGTATGAAATCAGATGTTACCCATCTGACTGGAGATTAATTTAGTAAGGAATTTGTAACCAGGCATTATCATCAGGTTGAAAGCTAGCTATAGAAGTACTAAATTAAGAATCTGGTTTTCTGTCAGATGGTAACATCTGACATCACAAGAATTTGACATCACAGAAAGATTGGCGACTTGTTTTGGAAAACTGACCTTTGTTAACTAAACCTGATAGAAGGGAACCCGATTTTTCATCGGGTGGGATGATAGCAGGACTACCGGATCCGAAACGCTGCTGAAACTGCTTTTCTAAAAAAAAAATATTCAAGTTAAAGTTCGACCATGTTAGATGGTAACATCTGACATCACAGGAATAGATTTAGCTTCGCTGAGCACTTCGTAATCTCGACTGCGTTGCACTCTCTCGAAATGACGATCCTCCAAAACAACAAATTTTTACCCATAAAAAAAGCCGCCCCGAAAAATCGAGACGGCTGTAAAATATTTGGTTTAGTGATTTACCATTTTTTTCTGCGTTCGCCACTTCCACCTTCACGGCTTCCGCCTTCTCTGCGTGGACCTCCGGTGTTACCACCTTTGTCGTCACGGCTACGTCCAGAGAAATCTCTGAAACCGCCACCGCTGTTTCCGCCTTCACGTCTTCCGCTACCACCGCCAGAACTTTTTCTGTCGCCGCCGCCACGATAACCGCCGCCGCCACCGCTGCTTCTGCGTTCACCGCCGAAACCACCGCCACCGCTACGTCTTTCGCCGCCACCGCGTCGTTCTCCAGCGCCTTCACCACGACCACCATCTCCGCTTTTCTCGATACGTACCTGACGTCCGTTAAACTCAACAGCTTTAAAGCCTTCAAAAACTTTATCAGCTACATCGTCTTCCACTTCAAAGAAAGAGAAAACACCTTTTAAATCGATTTTACCAACGCTTTTGCCACCAATTTTACCATTGTTACAGATAAATGATAACATATCGCCACGGGTAAACTCATCTACCGAACCTAAGTTGATAAACAAACGGGTGTAACCTTCGCTACCACGTCCGCGACCAGCTCTTTCACCACGTTCACCTCTTTCGCCGCGATCATCACCAACTGCAGCATTTAAATCAGGTGCTTTAGAGTAGTAATCTAAGAAGCGGTTGAACTCTAATGAAGCAAAACGTTTGATTACATCCTCTTTAGATAAATCTTTAAATTCATCCATAATACGTGGAATGTATTGATCGATCTGTTCTACATTAACTTCAACATTGTGTACTTTATGTACCAAAGAGAACAATTGTTTTTCACAAACGTCAAATCCTGTAGGAAGCTCAGCTTTGGTAAATTGTTTACCAATAATGCGCTCCAACTGACGGATTTTTCCAACTTCTTTAGAGTTGATGATACATATAGAGATACCAGTTTTACCAGCACGACCAGTACGGCCAGAACGGTGGGTATAACTTTCAATTTCATCAGGTAAAGAATAGTTGATTACGTGTGTTACATTGTTTACATCGATACCCCGGGCAGCAACATCAGTAGCAATTAACAACTGCATGTTACGCTCACGGAAACGTTGCATTACTTTATCACGTTGTTGTTGCGATAAATCGCCGTGTAAAGCATCAGCATTGTAACCATCTTTAATTAAATGCTCGGCAACATCTTGTGTATCCAGTTTGGTTTTACAAAATACTACAGCAAAAATTTCAGGGTTAAAATCTACAATACGTTTTAAGGCAGCGTATTTATCACGTGCACGAACAATATAATATTCGTGTTCAATGTTTACGTTACCCGTATTTTTAGTGCCCATGGTTAATTCAACAGGGTTATCCATATAGTTTTTAGCTATACGGCGAACTTCTGCAGGCATGGTAGCCGAGAATAACCAGGTTTTTTTGTCATCAGGTGTAGTTGATAAAATGTCGTTAATGTCGTCCTGGAAACCCATGTTCAACATTTCGTCAGCTTCATCAAGCACAACAAATTTAACAGAAGAAAAATCAATGGCTTTACGGCCAATGATATCCAACATACGGCCGGGCGTGGCCACTACGATCTGAACGCCTTGGCGTATTTCGCGTAGTTGTTGCATAATGTTCGCGCCACCGTAAACGGCAACAACGTGGGCATTAGCAACGTTTTTAGAAAAGTTTTTAAGGTCGTTAGCGATTTGCAAGCATAACTCACGGGTAGGGCATAAAATTAATGCCTGTGGTTTATTAACTTTAAAATCGATTAGTTCTAACAGCGGCAAACCAAATGCGGCTGTTTTTCCTGTTCCTGTTTGGGCCAAACCAACAAAATCATTAGTGCCTTCTAACAGTACAGGAATACTTTGCTCCTGAATAGGTGTTGGAGTTTCAAATCCAAGATCCTTTACGGCATTAACGACGTCATCACTTATCCCCAATAATTGAAATGGGTTTGTCATTCGTCTTTTTATTTTTAATTGAGCCGCAAAGGTACGGTTAATAATCCGTATTTCACAGATAATCAAGTAAATAGTTTTTTAGGCTAAATATTTGAAAATAAGGAAGTAAGCAGAAATGTAAAATGGATGATGGGAAAGGTGGGATAGGGCCAGATTAAAATAAGACCGTGATTGCAGTATGGCCTATATTTTTTTGATTTGGAAAGCAAATGCAGTGAGGTTTCGGTTGCAGTAGTCCCGTTTTCCGTTTTAATCTTTTTAAACCTTTCAGGTTTTTAAAAAGGATTTTCACTCCAACCGGGTTTAGGTGGCAGGGAAAGAGCAGCTATTTACGTTTGTTTTTAAATAGCCATTTAGGCAGTTCATCCGTTAAAAGTGCGGGAGCAAAAATATCGTTGTGCGCAAGATTGTCGAATTCCCAGAATCTGGTTTTATTGTTTTGGTTTATTTCTTTAAAAAACTGTTCGTCACTATTAAAAGGGTTTTCAGTATCTATATTTCCGTGGATCAGCCAAATCGGAATGTTCGTTAATGTTTTTACGTGGTCGAATTGCGGTATCCCTGAAATGCTTATTCCTGCAGCAAATAAACCGGGTTTTAACGATAAGGCATTGATCACTGAAGAAGCCCCCATCGAAAAACCGATGAGGTAAATCCTTTTCTCATCAATATTTAAAGTGTTTTTTAAGCTGTCGATCAGTTGCAATGCTGTTTTTAGACAGGGTTGCGGTATCGAAGTAAGTACCTTTCTGCTTTCATCTAATACATAATTCGACGATCTGGAAGGGAACTGTGGAGCTAAAATAAATGAAGGGTATTTAGCTTGCATTTCACTCATGGCAAATAGCTTGGCTAAAATACCCAACTGGCTGGCATTGTCGTTACCTATAGCATTTGAACCGTGAAACACAATAACCAATGGAAGTTTACTTTTGGTGTTATTCGGTTTTAGTAAGCGGTATACGATTGGTGTATCGGCAGTACCTTTAAACGAACCTTTCGTAAAAACATCGGTATTTAAACCTTTTATTTCCGCTATTCTCCTTTTAAGGTAGAGCGAATCAGCACTTTTGTCGATTTTGGTTTTTCCAAAAGTATGGACGCCTTTATAGCATGATAAGATTCCGCAAAGCAAAACCACTAAACAGATATAGTTAACGGCATGATTTATTTTAATCTGCATAGAGAGAGGTAATTTTCAGTTAAAATTAAAGAATTAGCACAACCTTTCAGCGAGCGTATCAATCTTTCATCCTTGTTCATGCCGAAGATGGCAAGAGTCAAAAATAAAATAGCAAGTGCGGTCATAGAAGTTACACCAAAATGCAAAACCGGCAATCAGTAATAATGGTCAGCATTGTAGTCCTCTTTTGAGCGCTTCTACTTTTAAAGTTGAAAATTGCAAAGCAGATTAGTGCCAAAAAATATTTAAAATTAATATTAGATAAATAGCTTTAATCAACTTTTTTGTTTTAGGAGCCGTTAACGGGCCATAATCAGTGCAGTTTCTAAATAGGCCAGGGTATCCTGAGCTGTCAATTTGGAAACTATATCATCTGCAATATCATTAAATGCAATCCCCGATTGT
Encoded proteins:
- a CDS encoding alpha-L-fucosidase, with protein sequence MRYLKFFFLLLPLFVVNKLSAQQKVSDQKMQWFADAKLGIFIHWGIYSVNGISESWSFFNNYINHDAYMKQLDSFTAAKYKPEEWVNLIKESGAKYAVITTKHHDGVALWDSKAPLATTTLKNSAAKKDLITPFVAELKKSGLKTGLYFSLPDWSYPDYDGFTRDRKRYDYKQDAPRFKKFQNYFQGQLNDLSDRYNPDLLWFDGDWEHSGEEWQAKNILANLRKVNQNIIINSRLNGHGDYDTPEQGVPVVKPSSPEWELCYTMNDSWGYQPYDNHYKSSNMIIRTLVDCISMGGNLLLDIGPKADGTIAPEQVKILKDLGRWTKKYSEAIYGTQAGIPEGHFTGKTALSKNKDVLYLYLDYKTRNGILLSGIKSKIKKVELIGNQTPINTVKLNETDYFLDVNESDFDNDVTVLKIYLNEPLQLSKEKQQSTSLETLFAASQHLDLTNYNLRKLSYDLNSGVNIFQNTNLTADGFEFKSGIKNFNPKVNNWVIKNAEALYKTTGGIPAGHYQGNTALSADKQTLYLFVEGTPTGPIAIKGLKNNISRIRIVGEGTMLPHDIYNKLYWSKIPGIVYIPVPKDKLDLELTVIAVLLDSPIDLYREKVGAIESNL
- a CDS encoding DEAD/DEAH box helicase, coding for MTNPFQLLGISDDVVNAVKDLGFETPTPIQEQSIPVLLEGTNDFVGLAQTGTGKTAAFGLPLLELIDFKVNKPQALILCPTRELCLQIANDLKNFSKNVANAHVVAVYGGANIMQQLREIRQGVQIVVATPGRMLDIIGRKAIDFSSVKFVVLDEADEMLNMGFQDDINDILSTTPDDKKTWLFSATMPAEVRRIAKNYMDNPVELTMGTKNTGNVNIEHEYYIVRARDKYAALKRIVDFNPEIFAVVFCKTKLDTQDVAEHLIKDGYNADALHGDLSQQQRDKVMQRFRERNMQLLIATDVAARGIDVNNVTHVINYSLPDEIESYTHRSGRTGRAGKTGISICIINSKEVGKIRQLERIIGKQFTKAELPTGFDVCEKQLFSLVHKVHNVEVNVEQIDQYIPRIMDEFKDLSKEDVIKRFASLEFNRFLDYYSKAPDLNAAVGDDRGERGERGERAGRGRGSEGYTRLFINLGSVDEFTRGDMLSFICNNGKIGGKSVGKIDLKGVFSFFEVEDDVADKVFEGFKAVEFNGRQVRIEKSGDGGRGEGAGERRGGGERRSGGGGFGGERRSSGGGGGYRGGGDRKSSGGGSGRREGGNSGGGFRDFSGRSRDDKGGNTGGPRREGGSREGGSGERRKKW
- a CDS encoding dienelactone hydrolase family protein, with translation MQIKINHAVNYICLVVLLCGILSCYKGVHTFGKTKIDKSADSLYLKRRIAEIKGLNTDVFTKGSFKGTADTPIVYRLLKPNNTKSKLPLVIVFHGSNAIGNDNASQLGILAKLFAMSEMQAKYPSFILAPQFPSRSSNYVLDESRKVLTSIPQPCLKTALQLIDSLKNTLNIDEKRIYLIGFSMGASSVINALSLKPGLFAAGISISGIPQFDHVKTLTNIPIWLIHGNIDTENPFNSDEQFFKEINQNNKTRFWEFDNLAHNDIFAPALLTDELPKWLFKNKRK